The genomic DNA TGGAAGCGATCCGGCGGAAGAAGCCCATTCTTTATTGGGGCTATCTCCCATGACGAACGAAAGGATGCCTCCGTTCATGATGTCTTTGTGGAGGATGTAGCTCTTGTTGTATGGCTGACCGTTAAGGGTAGCCGACTGAATGTAGATATTCTTTTCCGATGCCCCTTTGGCTTCGATTGTGAATTTCTTGCCGTTTTCAAGTGTGATAACGCTTTCTTCGAATGACGGGCTGCCGATCACGTAGTAGGGCATGCCCGGACAGACCGGATAGAAGCCGACCATGCTGAAGACCAGCCAGGATGACATCTGGCCGGCATCGTCGTTGCCGGATAGTCCGTCGGGAGTCGTGAAATACTCGCGGTTGATGATATCATGTACCCATTTTTGTGTCTTCCAAGGTTCACCGGCATAAGCGAAAAGATAGGCGATGTGGTGTCCCGGCTCGTTGCCATGCCAGTAATAGTTCCCTTCGAAGAAGTTGTCCAGACGGTTGATGAAACGTTCTTTTCCGCCCATGTGCCGGATCAGTCCGGCTATGTCCTGGGGAGCATACCAGGTGTAGTGGTAAGGAGTCCCTTCACAGATGAACGAAGTGGAGGCAAACGGATCGAATGGCTCGATCCAGGTTCCGTCGGCATGGCGTCCACGGGCATAGCCTGTTTCGGGGTCGATTACGTTCCGGTAGTTTTCCGCCCGTTTGATGAGTGCTTTATAATCGTCTGTCTTGCCTAACTTCTTGGCAACCTGTGCAAGGACAAAATCATCATAGGCATATTCCAGTGTGCGGGATACTTGTTCACGACGGTGGAATGCTTCCGTTACTTGATCCTCTAACGGCACGTAATTGTATTTCAGGTAAGACTCCATTGCCCGTCGGCCTTTCCCGTCGCGATAGCTGCCGGAGTCCGGATTGGCCTCGAAAGCGTTTTTGCGCATCAGCGTGTAAGCTTCTTCATAGTCAAAACCCGGAGTGTCTTTGACGATGGCGTCTCCGATCATGGCGATGCAGTGGTCACCGATCATGGCAGCCGTGTAGCTGTTCCAGGACGGGAAGATGGGCAACCAGCCGCCCTGCTGTCCTTTTAATACGAGCGAATGTGCCATGTCTCCGTTGCGGGAAGGGGTAAGGATAGAAAACAGAGGGTGGACGGCACGGTAGGTATCCCATTGCGAGAAGTCGCAATAGTAGGTTCCGTGGTCCATCTTCATAATCTGTCCGTCACCGTCGAATCTCGGATAGGAGCCGTCCACGTCGCTGAACGCGCGGGGCAGGAAGTGTGCGTTGTAGAGAGCTGAATAGAATTTGACCTTTTCTTTTTCGTTGTTTCCTTTTACTGCGATTTGCCCCAATGCCTGGTTCCAGATGTCGGAGGATGCCTGTCGCACTTCGTTGAAGTTCCATCCCGGAATTTCGGCAGCCAAGTTTTTGCGGGCATTGTCGATGCTCGTAAAGGAAGTGGCAACTTTGACCAGTATTTTCCCCGGCTTATCGGAAGTCAGCTTTATCCAAGCTCCGACAGCATGTTTTTGTCCTTTTGCCGATTTTCGTCCGGGGGTGATCGTGGTGCTGTCCCAAACGCCATAGTCGGCAATCTCTTCATTCAGCTGAATCACGAAATGTCCGCTGAATCCGGCTTCCTTACCGTATCCTTGGTAGATGCGGTGTACGGGGTTGTAACCGGTAATTTCTTTTTTCTCCGGATCGATTTCGACGAAGGCGACACCTTCATCACTATTGGGTTCGATCACGATGTAGTGGTCGCCATCCTGTTCGAAGCTGAATTGCATGATGCCTGCACGGGAGAGTCCGGTCAATTCGGCATGGATGTCATAGTCGTTCAAGTCGACCGAATAATAGGAGGGAGTTGCTGTTTCCTGAGTGTGATCGAAAGTGGAGGCGCGTTTGACCGGGTCTATTTCGAGCTTATTGCTGAGCGGCATAATTGTGATGCTGCCGTAGTCTTGTGTACAGGAGCCGTTCATCCAGTGGCTGGCCCGGAATCCCTGGATTGCATCCTGGAAATAATAGTAGGGAGGATGACATTTCTGTTCGGTCGCCTGTGTCTGTGCCACCCAGTTGGTCATACCGTGTGGAACCCCGACTGCCGGCATGATTTGTCCGCGTTCTTCCGTCGAGTTCTTGTCTTTTCCTTGTACGATGCGGATATCTGTACCGATCAGCGGGTCTACATATTTTTCAAATTTATTTTCCTGTTGGTTGCATGAGAATAAACACAACGTACTTAATAAAATTGTCCAGCTCTTCATGTTATATTATTTTAGGTATGCTGTAAAGATAGAAAAAAAGCAGAAAAGTGTATCAAAACTATCCTTTGTTCCCGCGCTTGACGCGGGATCGCATTATATCAAGCGCGGGGACAAGGGGATTTTGATACACTTTTGAGTGTATATTTGCTTGCTGTAATAGTTTGAAGTGAATCCTAAAAGCTTAGATATAAAACTTTTAGAGTTTACTTCTTTATCCAGATTAGGCTTTATTTTTCAATGAATATCTTTATTCATTAATTGAGCCCAAATATTTCCTGGATAGAGCTGAAGAGCTTGAGTAAAGTCATTTTTTGCTGCTGACGGATTATTTTGTAGGAGATGTATCAAGCCGGAATAATAGGAGATATTGCTCTGTTGTACGTTTTGGTTGGCTTCACCGAATTTAGCATATGAATCCGTTGGATTTCGCAGTATACGTTCCAGTGTTTTTTGCATATTACTTAGAGCTACATCTGCTTCTCCATTTCTGTTTAGTTTCCTGAGAGATTTTATTTTATAGTAATTTAAATCTGTCAGATGGCTTCTGAAGTGTGTGTCAGCAGATTTTTCGAAACATATCTTAGCTTTATCTGTTTGCTTCATTGCTTCGTATGCAATGCCGGATAAATAATAGATCTTGGCTTCGTAACCGCCATTGGGTGAAGGTGCTACTTCCAAATTGGACGGATATTGATTGGCAAGGTCAAATTCTCGGATCGCTTCTTTGTACTGTTTTCTTTTCAGAAATTGCATCCCTTTCAATATATGTGAATCGGCGTAAATATCGTGTACTTGTCCGCCTCCTTCCCATAAATGAAAATGTCTGGTATTCAGTATTTTTATTGATTTGTCATATTTTGATTCGGCATTATAGAGTGTAAGCAATCGCATCACGGCATCGTCATGTTTCATGACGGTTTTCAAGTGGGATTCCAGTCTTTTTAGTCGTTGGTCTGTCGGGATGTTTGCTTGCTCATATATTTTGTCCGATTCTGTCAATAATAGTGGATCATTTGGATTGGCATTGATTGCTCTATCATAATATTTTATGGATTTTTCCAAGTCGTTTAGGCATCCATATCCGAAGCCTACATTACGTGCTGCAATAGCAAAAGATGGATCAGTTTCTGTTGCGTGTAACCAATGTTCGAGACCACTTTCTTTCTGTCCGAGAAAATAGAGTAAATTACCCAAATGATAGTGAAGGAGCGCATCGTCTGGTCTTTTTTGTAATAGCGTTTTGAAAAGAGCTATTTCTTCAATCCGGAAAGGATAATTGTTTAATGGTGATAACGATCTTGCTTTATCTAAACAAGTTTGGAATTCGATTGAGTTTTTGCTTTTTAGTAGATTATATGCCTTGTAATAATAAAGCAAAGGATTAGAAGCATAAGGTTCACCTAAAGAAATAGCACTGTTCAGCAAAGTAAGTGCGTCTTCTGTTGCTCCGATAGTCATGTAATTGTTCACAACTTCCAGTAATTCTTGTATAGCTATGATTCCTTTGCTGTTATGATTCGTTCCTGCTTTTAGAAAAGAAGCACCTTGTGAAGCGGATAAGCTAGCTTCGGCTGCACTCCAGTAATCAAGCGGATCAATCTGTTGGATATAGTGGATCGTTTCCTGTGCCTCTTCTTTCT from Parabacteroides merdae ATCC 43184 includes the following:
- a CDS encoding GH92 family glycosyl hydrolase, with translation MKSWTILLSTLCLFSCNQQENKFEKYVDPLIGTDIRIVQGKDKNSTEERGQIMPAVGVPHGMTNWVAQTQATEQKCHPPYYYFQDAIQGFRASHWMNGSCTQDYGSITIMPLSNKLEIDPVKRASTFDHTQETATPSYYSVDLNDYDIHAELTGLSRAGIMQFSFEQDGDHYIVIEPNSDEGVAFVEIDPEKKEITGYNPVHRIYQGYGKEAGFSGHFVIQLNEEIADYGVWDSTTITPGRKSAKGQKHAVGAWIKLTSDKPGKILVKVATSFTSIDNARKNLAAEIPGWNFNEVRQASSDIWNQALGQIAVKGNNEKEKVKFYSALYNAHFLPRAFSDVDGSYPRFDGDGQIMKMDHGTYYCDFSQWDTYRAVHPLFSILTPSRNGDMAHSLVLKGQQGGWLPIFPSWNSYTAAMIGDHCIAMIGDAIVKDTPGFDYEEAYTLMRKNAFEANPDSGSYRDGKGRRAMESYLKYNYVPLEDQVTEAFHRREQVSRTLEYAYDDFVLAQVAKKLGKTDDYKALIKRAENYRNVIDPETGYARGRHADGTWIEPFDPFASTSFICEGTPYHYTWYAPQDIAGLIRHMGGKERFINRLDNFFEGNYYWHGNEPGHHIAYLFAYAGEPWKTQKWVHDIINREYFTTPDGLSGNDDAGQMSSWLVFSMVGFYPVCPGMPYYVIGSPSFEESVITLENGKKFTIEAKGASEKNIYIQSATLNGQPYNKSYILHKDIMNGGILSFVMGDSPNKEWASSAGSLPPSMGL